GGAGCAATTCTAAAATTTTTAACATCTTTTTTAGGAAGTATACTATTAAATCCTTTTAGTCCTTTATCCAATACTAATTTATATTGTTTTTCGTAAACATATAATTTTTTAGGAATAACTTGAATATTATATTCATCTTTATTTTTTAATTCAATTGGTACCTTTTTATTCTGTTCATCTAAAATATAAATAAAATTATAAGAATTATTATCTATTTTAATCTTATGATTAAATGTTATTGTCCATACTTTATCATTGTCAACAGTTAAACCATTTTTTCTTTCTGCAAAATGTTTAAATTGATAATCAATGAAAAGATTATCTACTCCTTTTTTACAATCATTTGAAAGTGTATAAGCATAATTTGTTGTTGTACATATCCCTATAAATAATACAACAAATAAAATTGTAGATCTCATCATTTTCTTTAACATCATAATGTAGCCTACTTCATATTAATATCAAAAATATTTTGAAAAGTTTTATATTTATTAAAAAATAGTGATTAAAATGATTCTTTAAATCTCCTTACTGAAAAGATCATTTTATTTACTAAATCTTTTTGTATAAAAATATTATTTATTATTTTTTTAACCATAGTATAACCTCCTTGAATATTTAATAACACATTATTGTAAATTTACATTATAAATACATAATAACACAAACAAGTCTAAATTTGATATAATATGTAAAAATACACATTACATTAAACCGAAAGGAAGTTTTATTATGAACAAGAAATTTTTAGTATCAATTTTGATGATAGCAACTATTTTTAGTTGTATTGGTTTAACCGGTTGCAAGAAAACTAAAACCACTAATGCACCTACAAAACAAGAACAAGTAAAAAAGCAAGACAAGGAACAAAAACAAGTTAATAAAGAGGATAGTTCTAAAAAAATTAATGAATCAAAAAAGTTTGAGACTAAAAATGAAACCGCATGCTATAGAGTATTCGGTGAAAAAAATGAGAAGAAGGTTTACTATACTATGGATATGCCAGAAGCTAAAGCTATTTCAAAATTTATATTTAATTATTTGAAAATTGGAGAAAATGTTGATTACAAAACAGTAAAAGGTGATCCTCAATTTGAAATGTATAGTAAAAATCTTCAAAAGAAATATGGTGGTAAGGAACATGCTAATCAAGTAATTATTGATGCTTGCAAGAAGATAGAAATAGTAGAACACTTTGCTGGAATTGAAAACTATAATTATCTTCAATTCAATAAAGATTTTACTACTTGTAAAGTTTCAGTAAATAGATTATCTGAATATAGTCATTTTTCTAAAGATTGTGAGTTAGCTAAAGCTGGAGTACAATACAATAAAATTTACTCAAAAGAAATAACCTATAATTTAATTTTAGAAAATGGTAAATGGAAAATTGATGATGAAATTGCATCTACTACTCTTTATCCTTATGAACCAGAATTATCAAAATAATATTTTTTGATTGGAGAGATTTTTTCTCTCCACCCCTACATATACATAATGATTCAAAAGAAGGGTAAGTTAAATGAAAAAAATTTAATTAAAACTATTTTTCATCAATTTTAAAAAGTTATCCACAATTACTGCATTTTTTTGTGGATAAGCTGTATATTTTATGTTAATTGTATATTTTTTATTACTCAAAAGGATAATTTATCTGAATTTTTATATACATATCCACATTATCCACATTTTACCTGTGTATAACTTGTTTATTTTATGTTAATTTCTAATACATCCTATTTCAATTTGTTCTATTTTTGAACGTATTTAATTAAATTTTTATTTATTTTATATAAATTTATATAAAATAAATAAAGTTGTCCACAAACCTGTGTATAATATGTTAATAATTTCTATATAAATAATTTTTATACTTTTAAAATATTTATTAACACTTTTCAAGCTTATTAAATATAATGAAGTATAAAAACCTCTGTAATTCCCTTTTTAACCTTTTAAAAGCCCTAGTTAAATACTAACTAGGGCTTTTATATTTATATAATTTTATATTTATTTTCATTATTTTCTAAATTTTCTGTATATTTGTGTTATAATAAAAAGTATAAAATATTCATTCGCATTTGTATACCAACTCTTTTTAAACTGCAATTTTGTAATTGCAGTTTTTTTTATTACCTTATGTCTTATTAATTAAATTTGTCTTATACTATAATTAATAATTATATAAATTAACTTTAGGAGGATCTTTATATGAGAATTGGTATGGGATATGATGTCCATAAATTGTGTGAAAACAGAAAATTAATATTAGGCGGAATTGAAATTCCTTATGAACTAGGACTTTTAGGTCACTCTGATGCAGATGTTCTTATACATGCCATAATGGACAGTTTACTTGGTGCAGCAGCTCTTGGAGATATAGGAAAACACTTTCCAGATACAGACAATAAATATAAGGGAATTTCAAGCATGCTTCTTTTAAAAGAGGTAGGAAAATTACTTAATGAAAATTCCTATGAAATTATAAATATAGATGCCACTATAATTGCTCAAAAACCTAAAATGGCACCTTATATTAAAGATATGATAAAAAATATAGCCTCTGCATTATGTATTAATGAAAATCAAGTAAACATAAAAGCTACTACTGAAGAGGGACTTGGTTTTACAGGAGAAGGGCTTGGCATATCAAGTCAAAGTATTTGCCTTATAAATGAAAAATAAAAAAGCCCTTCAACATGAAGGACTTTTTTTCTATACATCAATATCTGTTACTGTAGTTTCTACTACCTGCGCTGAAGCTATTTCTACTGGTTTTCCAGCCGCACTTAAAAATACATTTTTATCAATTATAGCATTCATAACTTCTGCTACTGTTTCTTCTTCTATGTCAGGCTTTATATCTTTAACTTTTATATTCATTTTCTTTCCTTTATTAGTTATAAAATTCATTACTAATAACTTACTCATTTTCATACCTCCTTAATAAAGTCATTTAAGCTTAATCTAATTTTTAGTTAATATAGTGTTGTTCTCTCTAAAAACTCTAACATCTTCAAATCTTAAAAGTTTCTTTATTTCAAGTGCAATATCAAATACATCTTCATCTGTTGCTTCCGGAATTAATTTTTGAAGTTTTTGAGTTTTAAAAACATCTCTACCTTTTTCATCAGCTCCAGCAAGGTATTTAAGTACTAACGAGCTTTTATAATTTCTAACATTAATCATATCTACCACTTCCTTCATGTAGTAAATATGCTTATCTTAAAAATTATCTACCTTTTTATAAAAACTTTACAACATGATTTTTATATAGGCTTGTACCTATATTTCTATTGTGGTATATATAATATAGGTATTCTTTTTTACTATAGTACATAAAAAGTTGTATAGTATATAATCTATACTATTATTTAGGGGGTATATCCAATGTCAAAAATATATGAAAAGACCTATTCTTGCGGTATGGAATTAACCATGGATGTAATAGGTGGTAAATGGAAAACTGTTATCTTATGGCACCTTAGAAACAGAACTCTTAGATTTAGTCAATTAAAAAGAAGACTTGATGGCATAACTCAAAAAATGCTTACTCAACAGTTGCGCGAACTTGAAAGAGATGGGCTTGTAAATAGAACTGTTTACCCTCAAGTTCCACCAAAGGTAGAATATAGTCTAACTGACTACGGAAAACATATAATCCCCGTGTTGTATTCTATTTATTCATGGGGAATTAACTATGCAAAAGATTTCGATGTTGATCTTGATATAGACGAAGAAACTCTTAAAAAGATCCTTAAAAGACAAATTTAGGGTGCAAATGCACCCTAAATTATATCCTATTCTCTAATTCTTCATCATCTATTGCCGTCCTAGTTACTTTAATGTTACTGAAATCAGGCTTGACCTCATTTATATCATTTTCGGGCTTTGACATTATAGGTGGTTTACTTGTAATTCCCATGCTTTCAGGTTCTAATGTTGTAATAGCTGAAAACTCATGACTACCATACATATATCTCATATCTAAAAGTTTTTCATCTATACCTTTATTGCCCTCAAATATAAGTCCCTTTAATATCAAATCTTTTATTCTGTCACTTCTATCTCCTTCAATATATTTTAGAAGTTCTTCATTGACTATCCTATCCTTTTTTTTTCGTTCCCCTATATACAGAGAAATTTGCATAGCACCCACCTCCTAAACTGCTTTCCTCTTCCACTTTCTAATTCCTTGCTTAAATAAACCTGATGCATTTTGATTTCTAGTTAAATACATGGCATTTTTAAATTCTTCTTGAAGATAAGGCTTTAATACTGTTGCCCCTCCACCAGTAAATATAATGTTATCTATAAACGGAAATGCATTTTCCCAAACAGTTCTTATTTCGAGTATTATTTTTCTTGCAAGACTTCTATATGCTTTTTGAATTACAGGTGTTAAATCGTATCCTTTTATTTGTCCACTTGCAACTATATATTGAATTTGTCCATCTGATACATTCAAGTGAAGCTCTTGTTCTATGTAATTCTTAATCCACATATAAGCTATATACATTCCACTATTTTTTGTATCACAAAAATCAGACAATGGTTCTAATGCATCTACTAGATATAAATTATGAGTTTTGCCACCTATATCTGATATTGCATTGACTTTTCTTGCAAGGTCTTTATTTGTTAAATTACCTGAGCTATCTAATATAAGATCACATAATGTACCATGAGGTTGTGCTTTTATTATTAAATCTTCTACCTTTACTATTTTATTTTGAAAGTCCTTGTCACCATATAATCTTAATGCTGAATTATGTTGTCTTAACACCTTAGCTTTCATCTTTTCTATTCTTTCTTTATCTAAACTAGCACTTACAGGAAGTCCCATAACAAGTTTTACTCTACTCATAGGCTTCTTGTTTAAAAGGCTTAAATGAGTTTTTAAAAGAATATCGAAGGAAGTATCATCATGCTTGTCCGCTGCACCATTCCACTGAATATTTCTATCCTGCTTTACAGCACATTGTCCAACCAAATATTTAGATCCATTGACCTTAACTTCTATTCTGCTTAACTTATCTATCTTTTCTTCCTGCAAATCATTATCCTTATTATATGATGGTCTCCACGATGTCACATAAGAAGGTGTTACTATCATATTTGTGTCTTCTCCCCTAGATTTTGTGTCTGCATAACCATCATCAATTACTTGTACAGAAAAAGAATCTACAATATTATTTCCTTTTGACATTAATTTTTATCCCCCTTATTTTATATACTATAATGGATTATAATATGTTGTTTGTGTATTCCAATTTATTCCATTATAATTCATTTCCAAAAATTAGTAAATAGCATTTTGTAATTTTTACCATTCAATATTCATAAGTATTAGGTTAAGCTAATTTACAGTGTTATTTTTAAGTTAATTTACATTA
This Clostridium novyi NT DNA region includes the following protein-coding sequences:
- the ispF gene encoding 2-C-methyl-D-erythritol 2,4-cyclodiphosphate synthase; the protein is MRIGMGYDVHKLCENRKLILGGIEIPYELGLLGHSDADVLIHAIMDSLLGAAALGDIGKHFPDTDNKYKGISSMLLLKEVGKLLNENSYEIINIDATIIAQKPKMAPYIKDMIKNIASALCINENQVNIKATTEEGLGFTGEGLGISSQSICLINEK
- a CDS encoding DUF2922 domain-containing protein, yielding MSKLLVMNFITNKGKKMNIKVKDIKPDIEEETVAEVMNAIIDKNVFLSAAGKPVEIASAQVVETTVTDIDV
- a CDS encoding DUF1659 domain-containing protein, whose protein sequence is MKEVVDMINVRNYKSSLVLKYLAGADEKGRDVFKTQKLQKLIPEATDEDVFDIALEIKKLLRFEDVRVFRENNTILTKN
- a CDS encoding winged helix-turn-helix transcriptional regulator; protein product: MSKIYEKTYSCGMELTMDVIGGKWKTVILWHLRNRTLRFSQLKRRLDGITQKMLTQQLRELERDGLVNRTVYPQVPPKVEYSLTDYGKHIIPVLYSIYSWGINYAKDFDVDLDIDEETLKKILKRQI
- a CDS encoding ParM/StbA family protein, which gives rise to MSKGNNIVDSFSVQVIDDGYADTKSRGEDTNMIVTPSYVTSWRPSYNKDNDLQEEKIDKLSRIEVKVNGSKYLVGQCAVKQDRNIQWNGAADKHDDTSFDILLKTHLSLLNKKPMSRVKLVMGLPVSASLDKERIEKMKAKVLRQHNSALRLYGDKDFQNKIVKVEDLIIKAQPHGTLCDLILDSSGNLTNKDLARKVNAISDIGGKTHNLYLVDALEPLSDFCDTKNSGMYIAYMWIKNYIEQELHLNVSDGQIQYIVASGQIKGYDLTPVIQKAYRSLARKIILEIRTVWENAFPFIDNIIFTGGGATVLKPYLQEEFKNAMYLTRNQNASGLFKQGIRKWKRKAV